From the genome of Bactrocera oleae isolate idBacOlea1 chromosome 2, idBacOlea1, whole genome shotgun sequence, one region includes:
- the gwl gene encoding serine/threonine-protein kinase greatwall isoform X2: protein MEKEETATVQYHHSDYKTPKKTSIIIDGERLLDKINILTTRPENQSCTKLPTIKDFVIIKPISRGAFGKVFLGYKNNDPNRLYAIKVMRKSEMINKNMVSQVITERNALALSRSPFCVSLFYSLQSISYVYLVMDYMVGGDLKSLLTMYGYFDEAAARFYVAEVALALQYLHEHGIVHRDIKPDNMLLSATGHVKLTDFGLSKIDNRRDLINISPTLNTRTPGQLLSLTSHLSFGSEKKMECGTGISNLMNAMNKRNMKTESSDSEADTSFNEAERTSDSKISGVSPFFSAEEINVSVSHTCTLNTQLVDSTSSYHTCTSTEISKNDTSSGGVNAAINAKHVGFVDISIDLKVAAAAARASCNGCKQEQNIRLKDSNKENTVLIKVEQREQEDASFEFSMVRKRSMDERLRVSKGAEDSGVSSRKSDYSLSQINTTTSSLDKVENMFISKNDTSCSDYSRSYNTNNNETSSMRSPFRNLSKNFKRPEFLRGMKRKLNLLNRSETSSNLETDGSNSASNSGSTGLTQEIDMLDIGSSTPKKRKAVSGVLKIRSLSDDEMPPTLIEHVTNVVFSTPVSSQKIPRRDGGLLGKLKATRFALPLSIEAKKMTEPITEKTSYLKMAADDPTMSPINLGNNVPKTPKCINTPFRTPKSVRRGIGRQSFERILGTPDYLAPELLLRQGHGPAVDWWALGVCFYEFLTGLPPFNDETPQKVFDNILNKNIEWPQDDEALSAEAMEAVDLILTIDPIERPAAKDVQQMRFFESIDWQNIVNVEPPFVPTPDNPTDTAYFEARNNLQHLKLSNFTLED from the exons ATGGAAAAAGAGGAGACTGCAACAGTGCAGTATCATCATAGCGATTATAAGACACCCAAAAAGACATCCATAATAATAGATGGCGAACGCTTATTGGATAAGATAAACATATTAACGACTAGGCCGGAAAATCAGTCATGTACAAAG CTACCGACCATAAAGGACTTTGTTATTATTAAGCCAATAAGCCGCGGTGCATTTGGAAAGGTATTTCTgggatataaaaataatgatcCAAATAGATTATATGCCATCAAAGTTATGCGAAAGTCCGAgatgataaataaaaatatggtatCACAAGTGATTACGGAACGCAATGCTTTGGCATTATCACGTAGTCCATTTTGTGTTAGCCTCTTTTATTCGCTACAATCGATCTCGTACGTCTACTTAGTTATGGATTATATGGTAGGTGGTGATCTCAAATCGCTCCTTACAATGTACGGGTACTTTGACGAAGCAGCAGCGCGTTTCTACGTTGCAGAAGTTGCGCTGGCGTTGCAATATTTACACGAGCACGGCATTGTGCATCGCGACATAAAACCAGATAATATGTTGTTATCAGCGACTGGTCATGTAAAGTTGACCGATTTCGGTTTAAGCAAGATTGACAATCGTAGag ATTTGATTAATATTTCGCCCACTTTAAATACACGTACACCGGGCCAGTTGCTTTCTCTTACGTCACATTTATCCTTTGGgtcagaaaaaaaaatggaGTGTGGTACTGGAATTTCAAACCTGATGAATGCTATGAATAAACGCA ATATGAAAACTGAGTCTTCAGATAGTGAGGCAGACACATCATTTAATGAAGCAGAACGCACAAGCGATAGCAAAATCTCTGGTGTTTCACCGTTCTTTTCCGCCGAGGAGATTAATGTATCGGTTTCACACACATGCACTCTTAAT ACACAACTGGTCGACAGCACTTCTTCGTACCACACGTGCACATCCACAGAGATAAGCAAAAACGACACAAGTAGCGGTGGTGTAAATGCAGCCATAAATGCAAAACATGTTGGTTTTGTCGACATTAGTATTGATCTCAAGGTTGCTGCGGCTGCTGCCCGAGCGAGCTGTAAT GGTTGCAAGCAGGAACAAAATATACGTTTGAAAGATAGTAACAAAGAGAATACGGTTTTAATTAAAGTGGAGCAGAGAGAGCAAGAAGATGCTTCATTTGAGTTTAGCATGGTTCGAAAACGTTCCATGGATGAG CGTTTGCGTGTTTCCAAAGGCGCCGAAGACTCGGGCGTATCGAGTCGTAAAAGTGACTACTCTCTATCGCAGATCAACACGACTACCAGTTCGCTAGATAAGGTTGAGAATatgtttatttcgaaaaatGATACCAGCTGCTCAGACTACTCGCGCAG cTACAACACGAATAATAATGAAACCAGCAGTATGCGTTCACCGTTTCGCAACctttcgaaaaatttcaaacGTCCTGAATTTCTAAG GGGTATGAAACGTAAGCTAAATCTTTTAAATCGTTCGGAGACCTCATCCAATTTGGAGACAGACGGTTCTAATTCGGCATCGAACTCTGGCAGCACCGGACTCACACAAGAGATCGATATGCTGGACATTGGTAGCAGTACGCCGAAAAAGCGTAAAGCAGTTAGTGGCGTACTGAAAATACGTTCACTCTCGGACGATGAAATGCCGCCGACACTCATCGAGCATGTAACAAATGTGGTCTTCTCGACACCGGTGTCATCGCAAAAGATACCACGTCGTGACGGTGGTTTGTTGGGTAAACTTAAGGCCACACGTTTCGCATTACCACTCTCGATAGAGGCAAAAAAAATGACAGAACCAATAACAGAGAAGACGTCGTATCTTAAAATGGCTGCTGATGATCCCACCATGTCACCGATTAATTTGGGCAATAATGTGCCGAAAACACCGAAATGTATAAATACACCTTTTCGCACACCGAAATCGGTGCGTCGCGGCATTGGCCGTCAGTCCTTTGAACGCATACTAGGCACACCCGACTACTTGGCGCCGGAATTATTGTTGCGGCAAGGTCACGGACCGGCTGTGGATTGGTGGGCACTCGGCGTTTGCTTCTATGAATTCTTGACAGGTTTGCCACCCTTCAATGATGAAACACCACAAAAAGTTTTCGACAACATTCTAAATAAAA ATATTGAATGGCCACAAGATGATGAAGCTCTATCAGCCGAAGCGATGGAAGCTGTCGATCTGATATTAACCATCGATCCCATAGAGCGCCCTGCAGCTAAAGATGTGCAGCAAATGCGCTTCTTCGAATCCATAGATTGGCAGAATATTGTAAACGTTGAACCACCCTTTGTGCCAACGCCTGATAATCCCACCGACACAGCATATTTTGAGGCACGCAACAATTTGCAACATTTAAAGTTGTCCAATTTCACGCTAGAAGACTAA
- the gwl gene encoding serine/threonine-protein kinase greatwall isoform X3: MEKEETATVQYHHSDYKTPKKTSIIIDGERLLDKINILTTRPENQSCTKLPTIKDFVIIKPISRGAFGKVFLGYKNNDPNRLYAIKVMRKSEMINKNMVSQVITERNALALSRSPFCVSLFYSLQSISYVYLVMDYMVGGDLKSLLTMYGYFDEAAARFYVAEVALALQYLHEHGIVHRDIKPDNMLLSATGHVKLTDFGLSKIDNRRDLEISDLINISPTLNTRTPGQLLSLTSHLSFGSEKKMECGTGISNLMNAMNKRNMKTESSDSEADTSFNEAERTSDSKISGVSPFFSAEEINVSVSHTCTLNTQLVDSTSSYHTCTSTEISKNDTSSGGVNAAINAKHVGFVDISIDLKVAAAAARASCNGCKQEQNIRLKDSNKENTVLIKVEQREQEDASFEFSMVRKRSMDERLRVSKGAEDSGVSSRKSDYSLSQINTTTSSLDKVENMFISKNDTSCSDYSRRGMKRKLNLLNRSETSSNLETDGSNSASNSGSTGLTQEIDMLDIGSSTPKKRKAVSGVLKIRSLSDDEMPPTLIEHVTNVVFSTPVSSQKIPRRDGGLLGKLKATRFALPLSIEAKKMTEPITEKTSYLKMAADDPTMSPINLGNNVPKTPKCINTPFRTPKSVRRGIGRQSFERILGTPDYLAPELLLRQGHGPAVDWWALGVCFYEFLTGLPPFNDETPQKVFDNILNKNIEWPQDDEALSAEAMEAVDLILTIDPIERPAAKDVQQMRFFESIDWQNIVNVEPPFVPTPDNPTDTAYFEARNNLQHLKLSNFTLED, from the exons ATGGAAAAAGAGGAGACTGCAACAGTGCAGTATCATCATAGCGATTATAAGACACCCAAAAAGACATCCATAATAATAGATGGCGAACGCTTATTGGATAAGATAAACATATTAACGACTAGGCCGGAAAATCAGTCATGTACAAAG CTACCGACCATAAAGGACTTTGTTATTATTAAGCCAATAAGCCGCGGTGCATTTGGAAAGGTATTTCTgggatataaaaataatgatcCAAATAGATTATATGCCATCAAAGTTATGCGAAAGTCCGAgatgataaataaaaatatggtatCACAAGTGATTACGGAACGCAATGCTTTGGCATTATCACGTAGTCCATTTTGTGTTAGCCTCTTTTATTCGCTACAATCGATCTCGTACGTCTACTTAGTTATGGATTATATGGTAGGTGGTGATCTCAAATCGCTCCTTACAATGTACGGGTACTTTGACGAAGCAGCAGCGCGTTTCTACGTTGCAGAAGTTGCGCTGGCGTTGCAATATTTACACGAGCACGGCATTGTGCATCGCGACATAAAACCAGATAATATGTTGTTATCAGCGACTGGTCATGTAAAGTTGACCGATTTCGGTTTAAGCAAGATTGACAATCGTAGag aTTTGGAAATTTCAGATTTGATTAATATTTCGCCCACTTTAAATACACGTACACCGGGCCAGTTGCTTTCTCTTACGTCACATTTATCCTTTGGgtcagaaaaaaaaatggaGTGTGGTACTGGAATTTCAAACCTGATGAATGCTATGAATAAACGCA ATATGAAAACTGAGTCTTCAGATAGTGAGGCAGACACATCATTTAATGAAGCAGAACGCACAAGCGATAGCAAAATCTCTGGTGTTTCACCGTTCTTTTCCGCCGAGGAGATTAATGTATCGGTTTCACACACATGCACTCTTAAT ACACAACTGGTCGACAGCACTTCTTCGTACCACACGTGCACATCCACAGAGATAAGCAAAAACGACACAAGTAGCGGTGGTGTAAATGCAGCCATAAATGCAAAACATGTTGGTTTTGTCGACATTAGTATTGATCTCAAGGTTGCTGCGGCTGCTGCCCGAGCGAGCTGTAAT GGTTGCAAGCAGGAACAAAATATACGTTTGAAAGATAGTAACAAAGAGAATACGGTTTTAATTAAAGTGGAGCAGAGAGAGCAAGAAGATGCTTCATTTGAGTTTAGCATGGTTCGAAAACGTTCCATGGATGAG CGTTTGCGTGTTTCCAAAGGCGCCGAAGACTCGGGCGTATCGAGTCGTAAAAGTGACTACTCTCTATCGCAGATCAACACGACTACCAGTTCGCTAGATAAGGTTGAGAATatgtttatttcgaaaaatGATACCAGCTGCTCAGACTACTCGCGCAG GGGTATGAAACGTAAGCTAAATCTTTTAAATCGTTCGGAGACCTCATCCAATTTGGAGACAGACGGTTCTAATTCGGCATCGAACTCTGGCAGCACCGGACTCACACAAGAGATCGATATGCTGGACATTGGTAGCAGTACGCCGAAAAAGCGTAAAGCAGTTAGTGGCGTACTGAAAATACGTTCACTCTCGGACGATGAAATGCCGCCGACACTCATCGAGCATGTAACAAATGTGGTCTTCTCGACACCGGTGTCATCGCAAAAGATACCACGTCGTGACGGTGGTTTGTTGGGTAAACTTAAGGCCACACGTTTCGCATTACCACTCTCGATAGAGGCAAAAAAAATGACAGAACCAATAACAGAGAAGACGTCGTATCTTAAAATGGCTGCTGATGATCCCACCATGTCACCGATTAATTTGGGCAATAATGTGCCGAAAACACCGAAATGTATAAATACACCTTTTCGCACACCGAAATCGGTGCGTCGCGGCATTGGCCGTCAGTCCTTTGAACGCATACTAGGCACACCCGACTACTTGGCGCCGGAATTATTGTTGCGGCAAGGTCACGGACCGGCTGTGGATTGGTGGGCACTCGGCGTTTGCTTCTATGAATTCTTGACAGGTTTGCCACCCTTCAATGATGAAACACCACAAAAAGTTTTCGACAACATTCTAAATAAAA ATATTGAATGGCCACAAGATGATGAAGCTCTATCAGCCGAAGCGATGGAAGCTGTCGATCTGATATTAACCATCGATCCCATAGAGCGCCCTGCAGCTAAAGATGTGCAGCAAATGCGCTTCTTCGAATCCATAGATTGGCAGAATATTGTAAACGTTGAACCACCCTTTGTGCCAACGCCTGATAATCCCACCGACACAGCATATTTTGAGGCACGCAACAATTTGCAACATTTAAAGTTGTCCAATTTCACGCTAGAAGACTAA
- the gwl gene encoding serine/threonine-protein kinase greatwall isoform X1, with the protein MEKEETATVQYHHSDYKTPKKTSIIIDGERLLDKINILTTRPENQSCTKLPTIKDFVIIKPISRGAFGKVFLGYKNNDPNRLYAIKVMRKSEMINKNMVSQVITERNALALSRSPFCVSLFYSLQSISYVYLVMDYMVGGDLKSLLTMYGYFDEAAARFYVAEVALALQYLHEHGIVHRDIKPDNMLLSATGHVKLTDFGLSKIDNRRDLEISDLINISPTLNTRTPGQLLSLTSHLSFGSEKKMECGTGISNLMNAMNKRNMKTESSDSEADTSFNEAERTSDSKISGVSPFFSAEEINVSVSHTCTLNTQLVDSTSSYHTCTSTEISKNDTSSGGVNAAINAKHVGFVDISIDLKVAAAAARASCNGCKQEQNIRLKDSNKENTVLIKVEQREQEDASFEFSMVRKRSMDERLRVSKGAEDSGVSSRKSDYSLSQINTTTSSLDKVENMFISKNDTSCSDYSRSYNTNNNETSSMRSPFRNLSKNFKRPEFLRGMKRKLNLLNRSETSSNLETDGSNSASNSGSTGLTQEIDMLDIGSSTPKKRKAVSGVLKIRSLSDDEMPPTLIEHVTNVVFSTPVSSQKIPRRDGGLLGKLKATRFALPLSIEAKKMTEPITEKTSYLKMAADDPTMSPINLGNNVPKTPKCINTPFRTPKSVRRGIGRQSFERILGTPDYLAPELLLRQGHGPAVDWWALGVCFYEFLTGLPPFNDETPQKVFDNILNKNIEWPQDDEALSAEAMEAVDLILTIDPIERPAAKDVQQMRFFESIDWQNIVNVEPPFVPTPDNPTDTAYFEARNNLQHLKLSNFTLED; encoded by the exons ATGGAAAAAGAGGAGACTGCAACAGTGCAGTATCATCATAGCGATTATAAGACACCCAAAAAGACATCCATAATAATAGATGGCGAACGCTTATTGGATAAGATAAACATATTAACGACTAGGCCGGAAAATCAGTCATGTACAAAG CTACCGACCATAAAGGACTTTGTTATTATTAAGCCAATAAGCCGCGGTGCATTTGGAAAGGTATTTCTgggatataaaaataatgatcCAAATAGATTATATGCCATCAAAGTTATGCGAAAGTCCGAgatgataaataaaaatatggtatCACAAGTGATTACGGAACGCAATGCTTTGGCATTATCACGTAGTCCATTTTGTGTTAGCCTCTTTTATTCGCTACAATCGATCTCGTACGTCTACTTAGTTATGGATTATATGGTAGGTGGTGATCTCAAATCGCTCCTTACAATGTACGGGTACTTTGACGAAGCAGCAGCGCGTTTCTACGTTGCAGAAGTTGCGCTGGCGTTGCAATATTTACACGAGCACGGCATTGTGCATCGCGACATAAAACCAGATAATATGTTGTTATCAGCGACTGGTCATGTAAAGTTGACCGATTTCGGTTTAAGCAAGATTGACAATCGTAGag aTTTGGAAATTTCAGATTTGATTAATATTTCGCCCACTTTAAATACACGTACACCGGGCCAGTTGCTTTCTCTTACGTCACATTTATCCTTTGGgtcagaaaaaaaaatggaGTGTGGTACTGGAATTTCAAACCTGATGAATGCTATGAATAAACGCA ATATGAAAACTGAGTCTTCAGATAGTGAGGCAGACACATCATTTAATGAAGCAGAACGCACAAGCGATAGCAAAATCTCTGGTGTTTCACCGTTCTTTTCCGCCGAGGAGATTAATGTATCGGTTTCACACACATGCACTCTTAAT ACACAACTGGTCGACAGCACTTCTTCGTACCACACGTGCACATCCACAGAGATAAGCAAAAACGACACAAGTAGCGGTGGTGTAAATGCAGCCATAAATGCAAAACATGTTGGTTTTGTCGACATTAGTATTGATCTCAAGGTTGCTGCGGCTGCTGCCCGAGCGAGCTGTAAT GGTTGCAAGCAGGAACAAAATATACGTTTGAAAGATAGTAACAAAGAGAATACGGTTTTAATTAAAGTGGAGCAGAGAGAGCAAGAAGATGCTTCATTTGAGTTTAGCATGGTTCGAAAACGTTCCATGGATGAG CGTTTGCGTGTTTCCAAAGGCGCCGAAGACTCGGGCGTATCGAGTCGTAAAAGTGACTACTCTCTATCGCAGATCAACACGACTACCAGTTCGCTAGATAAGGTTGAGAATatgtttatttcgaaaaatGATACCAGCTGCTCAGACTACTCGCGCAG cTACAACACGAATAATAATGAAACCAGCAGTATGCGTTCACCGTTTCGCAACctttcgaaaaatttcaaacGTCCTGAATTTCTAAG GGGTATGAAACGTAAGCTAAATCTTTTAAATCGTTCGGAGACCTCATCCAATTTGGAGACAGACGGTTCTAATTCGGCATCGAACTCTGGCAGCACCGGACTCACACAAGAGATCGATATGCTGGACATTGGTAGCAGTACGCCGAAAAAGCGTAAAGCAGTTAGTGGCGTACTGAAAATACGTTCACTCTCGGACGATGAAATGCCGCCGACACTCATCGAGCATGTAACAAATGTGGTCTTCTCGACACCGGTGTCATCGCAAAAGATACCACGTCGTGACGGTGGTTTGTTGGGTAAACTTAAGGCCACACGTTTCGCATTACCACTCTCGATAGAGGCAAAAAAAATGACAGAACCAATAACAGAGAAGACGTCGTATCTTAAAATGGCTGCTGATGATCCCACCATGTCACCGATTAATTTGGGCAATAATGTGCCGAAAACACCGAAATGTATAAATACACCTTTTCGCACACCGAAATCGGTGCGTCGCGGCATTGGCCGTCAGTCCTTTGAACGCATACTAGGCACACCCGACTACTTGGCGCCGGAATTATTGTTGCGGCAAGGTCACGGACCGGCTGTGGATTGGTGGGCACTCGGCGTTTGCTTCTATGAATTCTTGACAGGTTTGCCACCCTTCAATGATGAAACACCACAAAAAGTTTTCGACAACATTCTAAATAAAA ATATTGAATGGCCACAAGATGATGAAGCTCTATCAGCCGAAGCGATGGAAGCTGTCGATCTGATATTAACCATCGATCCCATAGAGCGCCCTGCAGCTAAAGATGTGCAGCAAATGCGCTTCTTCGAATCCATAGATTGGCAGAATATTGTAAACGTTGAACCACCCTTTGTGCCAACGCCTGATAATCCCACCGACACAGCATATTTTGAGGCACGCAACAATTTGCAACATTTAAAGTTGTCCAATTTCACGCTAGAAGACTAA
- the gwl gene encoding serine/threonine-protein kinase greatwall isoform X4: MEKEETATVQYHHSDYKTPKKTSIIIDGERLLDKINILTTRPENQSCTKLPTIKDFVIIKPISRGAFGKVFLGYKNNDPNRLYAIKVMRKSEMINKNMVSQVITERNALALSRSPFCVSLFYSLQSISYVYLVMDYMVGGDLKSLLTMYGYFDEAAARFYVAEVALALQYLHEHGIVHRDIKPDNMLLSATGHVKLTDFGLSKIDNRRDLEISDLINISPTLNTRTPGQLLSLTSHLSFGSEKKMECGTGISNLMNAMNKRNMKTESSDSEADTSFNEAERTSDSKISGVSPFFSAEEINVSVSHTCTLNTQLVDSTSSYHTCTSTEISKNDTSSGGVNAAINAKHVGFVDISIDLKVAAAAARASCNRLRVSKGAEDSGVSSRKSDYSLSQINTTTSSLDKVENMFISKNDTSCSDYSRSYNTNNNETSSMRSPFRNLSKNFKRPEFLRGMKRKLNLLNRSETSSNLETDGSNSASNSGSTGLTQEIDMLDIGSSTPKKRKAVSGVLKIRSLSDDEMPPTLIEHVTNVVFSTPVSSQKIPRRDGGLLGKLKATRFALPLSIEAKKMTEPITEKTSYLKMAADDPTMSPINLGNNVPKTPKCINTPFRTPKSVRRGIGRQSFERILGTPDYLAPELLLRQGHGPAVDWWALGVCFYEFLTGLPPFNDETPQKVFDNILNKNIEWPQDDEALSAEAMEAVDLILTIDPIERPAAKDVQQMRFFESIDWQNIVNVEPPFVPTPDNPTDTAYFEARNNLQHLKLSNFTLED; encoded by the exons ATGGAAAAAGAGGAGACTGCAACAGTGCAGTATCATCATAGCGATTATAAGACACCCAAAAAGACATCCATAATAATAGATGGCGAACGCTTATTGGATAAGATAAACATATTAACGACTAGGCCGGAAAATCAGTCATGTACAAAG CTACCGACCATAAAGGACTTTGTTATTATTAAGCCAATAAGCCGCGGTGCATTTGGAAAGGTATTTCTgggatataaaaataatgatcCAAATAGATTATATGCCATCAAAGTTATGCGAAAGTCCGAgatgataaataaaaatatggtatCACAAGTGATTACGGAACGCAATGCTTTGGCATTATCACGTAGTCCATTTTGTGTTAGCCTCTTTTATTCGCTACAATCGATCTCGTACGTCTACTTAGTTATGGATTATATGGTAGGTGGTGATCTCAAATCGCTCCTTACAATGTACGGGTACTTTGACGAAGCAGCAGCGCGTTTCTACGTTGCAGAAGTTGCGCTGGCGTTGCAATATTTACACGAGCACGGCATTGTGCATCGCGACATAAAACCAGATAATATGTTGTTATCAGCGACTGGTCATGTAAAGTTGACCGATTTCGGTTTAAGCAAGATTGACAATCGTAGag aTTTGGAAATTTCAGATTTGATTAATATTTCGCCCACTTTAAATACACGTACACCGGGCCAGTTGCTTTCTCTTACGTCACATTTATCCTTTGGgtcagaaaaaaaaatggaGTGTGGTACTGGAATTTCAAACCTGATGAATGCTATGAATAAACGCA ATATGAAAACTGAGTCTTCAGATAGTGAGGCAGACACATCATTTAATGAAGCAGAACGCACAAGCGATAGCAAAATCTCTGGTGTTTCACCGTTCTTTTCCGCCGAGGAGATTAATGTATCGGTTTCACACACATGCACTCTTAAT ACACAACTGGTCGACAGCACTTCTTCGTACCACACGTGCACATCCACAGAGATAAGCAAAAACGACACAAGTAGCGGTGGTGTAAATGCAGCCATAAATGCAAAACATGTTGGTTTTGTCGACATTAGTATTGATCTCAAGGTTGCTGCGGCTGCTGCCCGAGCGAGCTGTAAT CGTTTGCGTGTTTCCAAAGGCGCCGAAGACTCGGGCGTATCGAGTCGTAAAAGTGACTACTCTCTATCGCAGATCAACACGACTACCAGTTCGCTAGATAAGGTTGAGAATatgtttatttcgaaaaatGATACCAGCTGCTCAGACTACTCGCGCAG cTACAACACGAATAATAATGAAACCAGCAGTATGCGTTCACCGTTTCGCAACctttcgaaaaatttcaaacGTCCTGAATTTCTAAG GGGTATGAAACGTAAGCTAAATCTTTTAAATCGTTCGGAGACCTCATCCAATTTGGAGACAGACGGTTCTAATTCGGCATCGAACTCTGGCAGCACCGGACTCACACAAGAGATCGATATGCTGGACATTGGTAGCAGTACGCCGAAAAAGCGTAAAGCAGTTAGTGGCGTACTGAAAATACGTTCACTCTCGGACGATGAAATGCCGCCGACACTCATCGAGCATGTAACAAATGTGGTCTTCTCGACACCGGTGTCATCGCAAAAGATACCACGTCGTGACGGTGGTTTGTTGGGTAAACTTAAGGCCACACGTTTCGCATTACCACTCTCGATAGAGGCAAAAAAAATGACAGAACCAATAACAGAGAAGACGTCGTATCTTAAAATGGCTGCTGATGATCCCACCATGTCACCGATTAATTTGGGCAATAATGTGCCGAAAACACCGAAATGTATAAATACACCTTTTCGCACACCGAAATCGGTGCGTCGCGGCATTGGCCGTCAGTCCTTTGAACGCATACTAGGCACACCCGACTACTTGGCGCCGGAATTATTGTTGCGGCAAGGTCACGGACCGGCTGTGGATTGGTGGGCACTCGGCGTTTGCTTCTATGAATTCTTGACAGGTTTGCCACCCTTCAATGATGAAACACCACAAAAAGTTTTCGACAACATTCTAAATAAAA ATATTGAATGGCCACAAGATGATGAAGCTCTATCAGCCGAAGCGATGGAAGCTGTCGATCTGATATTAACCATCGATCCCATAGAGCGCCCTGCAGCTAAAGATGTGCAGCAAATGCGCTTCTTCGAATCCATAGATTGGCAGAATATTGTAAACGTTGAACCACCCTTTGTGCCAACGCCTGATAATCCCACCGACACAGCATATTTTGAGGCACGCAACAATTTGCAACATTTAAAGTTGTCCAATTTCACGCTAGAAGACTAA